A single window of Psychrobacter raelei DNA harbors:
- the rseP gene encoding RIP metalloprotease RseP, translated as MTMLLFFLAFVAILGPLVALHEWGHYIVARMCGVKVLTYSIGFGPKLASWTSKKTGINYRLSALPLGGYVKMLDEREGAVAEHEKHLAFNNQHPLKKIAIVAAGPVMNFIIAIALFSVLFLVPSEQLNTRIGSILPDTPAATVNLPKGDKIIAVDGHKVQTWEEINYRLADRMGESGAVGVTLQQVAPSTDTQTAALSSAARSETMQVEIPIKNFMQGEDSGKDTLTSLGVMPWQPHIEPIIGQLTQDGAAIRQGMKVGDKIVAINDQPINDWLDATRVIRANPETLLSFKVLRKDAQGLEKPVMLQIMPQGKKATAGQTYGQIGAGVSPVEIVVPDDYKTMVSYDPISAVGKAFAKTGQLATMTLNSMGKMITGKVGLDNLSGPITIAVISKQSFEISWEQVLANAGLISLSLAVLNLLPIPVLDGGHLLYYLIELIRGKPVSERMQIIGFNMGFLFLLAFMILAITNDFSRYF; from the coding sequence ATGACCATGTTATTGTTCTTTTTGGCCTTTGTGGCCATATTAGGGCCACTGGTCGCTCTGCACGAGTGGGGGCACTATATTGTGGCACGTATGTGCGGCGTAAAAGTGCTGACTTACTCTATCGGCTTTGGGCCAAAGCTTGCCAGCTGGACCAGCAAAAAAACCGGTATTAATTATCGTCTCTCAGCACTGCCGTTAGGCGGCTATGTGAAGATGCTAGATGAGCGCGAAGGGGCAGTGGCTGAGCATGAAAAGCACTTGGCCTTTAATAATCAGCATCCGCTAAAAAAGATTGCTATTGTGGCGGCGGGGCCCGTGATGAATTTTATCATCGCCATTGCGCTGTTCTCAGTGCTGTTTTTGGTACCAAGTGAGCAGCTTAATACCCGAATAGGCTCAATCTTACCGGATACGCCGGCCGCTACCGTTAACTTGCCCAAAGGCGACAAAATTATTGCCGTTGACGGACACAAGGTTCAAACTTGGGAAGAGATTAATTACCGCTTAGCCGATCGTATGGGTGAAAGCGGTGCCGTGGGGGTTACCTTACAACAAGTCGCGCCAAGCACCGATACCCAGACAGCGGCGCTCTCCTCTGCTGCACGCTCTGAGACGATGCAGGTTGAGATACCCATTAAGAACTTTATGCAGGGCGAAGACTCAGGAAAAGACACGTTAACCAGTCTTGGGGTGATGCCTTGGCAGCCGCACATTGAGCCCATCATCGGTCAATTGACTCAGGATGGTGCCGCCATTCGTCAGGGTATGAAGGTCGGCGATAAGATAGTGGCCATCAATGATCAGCCTATTAATGATTGGCTGGATGCGACCCGTGTTATCCGTGCCAATCCAGAAACCTTGCTAAGCTTCAAGGTGCTACGAAAGGATGCGCAAGGACTTGAAAAACCTGTCATGCTTCAAATTATGCCCCAAGGCAAAAAAGCGACCGCCGGTCAGACATATGGTCAAATTGGGGCAGGCGTGAGCCCGGTTGAGATTGTAGTACCCGATGATTATAAAACGATGGTATCCTACGACCCTATCAGTGCAGTAGGTAAAGCCTTTGCTAAGACCGGTCAGCTGGCGACCATGACCTTAAATTCTATGGGTAAAATGATCACAGGTAAGGTGGGACTTGATAATTTATCCGGCCCAATAACCATTGCCGTTATCAGTAAACAAAGCTTTGAAATCAGTTGGGAGCAAGTGCTGGCCAACGCCGGCCTTATCAGCCTAAGCTTGGCTGTGCTAAATCTGCTACCCATTCCGGTATTAGATGGCGGTCACTTATTATATTACTTAATAGAGCTGATTCGAGGTAAGCCGGTGTCAGAAAGAATGCAAATTATTGGCTTTAATATGGGCTTTTTGTTCTTGCTGGCGTTTATGATATTGGCAATTACCAATGACTTTAGTCGTTATTTTTAA